In the Parasteatoda tepidariorum isolate YZ-2023 chromosome 3, CAS_Ptep_4.0, whole genome shotgun sequence genome, one interval contains:
- the LOC122270596 gene encoding protein FAM200C-like — translation MYEINVKLQGNKMNIIKAKGIISSFIAKFDIYKSNIGRKELMQFPTLRKCSMADIVILENKILIFTDQLDQLKTDMESRFKDLMKLEIPDWIFDPFCFEVVDKLTSSLQTEFLDLKYAKVVFKKYGYELAWVKLMDTYPQLWKQTDPLLISLPSIYLVERGFSSVIQPLTKQRNRLDICFKGDLRPAFKSDEHKT, via the coding sequence atgtacgAAATCAACGTGAAActtcaaggaaataaaatgaacattatcaaGGCTAAGGGAATCATATCTTCATTCATCGCCAAGTTTGATATCTACAAATCAAACATTGGTCGCAAAGAGCTAATGCAATTTCCAACTCTTAGAAAGTGTTCAATGGCAGATATCGTGATtctcgaaaataaaatcttaatttttactgatcaGCTTGATCAGTTAAAAACTGATATGGAATcaagatttaaagatttgatgaaattagaaattccgGATTGGATTTTCGATCCTTTCTGTTTTGAAGTTGTGGATAAGCTCACTTCCTCTTTGCAAACTGAGTTTTTAGACTTGAAGTATGCTAAagttgtctttaaaaaatacggttACGAGTTAGCTTGGGTAAAGCTTATGGACACTTATCCACAATTGTGGAAACAAACTGACCCGCTCCTCATCTCGTTACCGTCAATATATTTAGTGGAGAGAGGATTTAGTTCTGTCATCCAGCCCCTCACAAAGCAAAGAAATAGGTTGGACATTTGCTTCAAAGGAGACCTGCGACCTGCGTTTAAATCTGACGAACATAAAACCTGA